The genomic DNA CGCACCTTTTGATGACAGGGACCAATATCAGGGAATTGCAGGAACTGCTGGGTCATAAGCATGTCGAGACCACAATGATTTACACGCATGTGCTGAGGGAGATGTCGAACATTCCGAAAAGCCCGCTGGATAATCTTTACAATAACTGAGACAATGGAAGTAAAGAAGAAGTTGTTAAAAGCTTAAAGCTGACTGCTAACAGTTCTTAGGCGAATAAAACAGGTTTTTAAAGACGGCGCGTAGTATCCTGTAACCGATGATGGCGATCCCCTTGACGTTGCCGGTGAATTTTGATCTGCCGGTGCCTTTGCGGTAGCTTACCGGGACTTCCAGTATCCTGAACCCGCATTTCACTGCCTTGGCCTGCATCTCAATGGTCCAGCCGAGGTTGTCATTCATGTCGAGCTGGAGCAGTTTATCGAATTTGATCGCCCTGAAAGGGCCGACGTCGGTGTATTTAAATCCGTAGAAAATTCTGATCAACGCGGTTGCCAGAAAGTTCCCAAAGCGCACGGGAAAACGGAGCGCTCCTTTTTCAACATTGCCCATGACCCTTGAGCCGACGACAAGATCGTAATCCTCACTGATTATCGGCCTGACGAGCCTGCCTATCTCATCAGGATGGTCGCTGTGATTTCCATCGACAAAGACGACTATGCCGGGATCTTTTTCCTTGAGGTATTCCATGCCCCTGAGGCAGGGGTATCCGTAACCTTTCTTTGATTCAAACAGGACTGTTGCTCCCAGGCTCTTTGCTATCGAAGGCGTGTTGTCGCTGCTGCCGTTGTCCACGACGACAACCTCGTCTACAATATCCTTCGGGATATCACGCAGAACGAAGGGCAGGGTCTTTTCTTCATTCAGCACCGGGATGATCACGGCTGTTTTTTTATTTGCGGACATATTCTATTGTAAATTATTTAATCTAAAAACGGCAGTTTATATCCACAGATTTCACAGATAAAAACAGTGAGATAACTAAAAGCAGGCAATAATATTTATTGTAGAGACGACCCGCCGGGTCGTCTCTACTTTGTGATAATCTGCGTTAATCTGTGGACAAATGCTTTTTTAGGGTTTCAACAACTCTCTGAATTCCCGCCACCATTTCAGTTGGTTCTCAAGGAACGGCACCCTCTCCGGCACTGAAAAATATACCACTACAAGGACCAGGGCGATCAGTATAAACAATATGGAAAAGATGTTGTCTTTGGTTTCAGCCTTCATTTTTCATGACCTTTACAATCTTGTAATTTTCATCAGAGTAAACAACCTTGAACTTCTCCTTCACCGCGCCCAGCCAGC from Nitrospirota bacterium includes the following:
- a CDS encoding tyrosine-type recombinase/integrase; the protein is HLLMTGTNIRELQELLGHKHVETTMIYTHVLREMSNIPKSPLDNLYNN
- a CDS encoding glycosyltransferase family 2 protein; protein product: MSANKKTAVIIPVLNEEKTLPFVLRDIPKDIVDEVVVVDNGSSDNTPSIAKSLGATVLFESKKGYGYPCLRGMEYLKEKDPGIVVFVDGNHSDHPDEIGRLVRPIISEDYDLVVGSRVMGNVEKGALRFPVRFGNFLATALIRIFYGFKYTDVGPFRAIKFDKLLQLDMNDNLGWTIEMQAKAVKCGFRILEVPVSYRKGTGRSKFTGNVKGIAIIGYRILRAVFKNLFYSPKNC